A single region of the Gossypium arboreum isolate Shixiya-1 chromosome 12, ASM2569848v2, whole genome shotgun sequence genome encodes:
- the LOC108477448 gene encoding beta-1,2-xylosyltransferase XYXT1-like yields MGEKILYDTIFARSFSRYDQKKLGYGAFLACFLIALSFSTVFKPYLGPLTVNKRLSINDGLKMVRANDTISSNATFFSNVVISFNATVEMVSDGSSNMSSTSRNDTIGFSTSSSKTLGFNYTNGVIRNDTRLMPVLEINNGSSSQQGQGGVPEKIIEPICNIEGRTEFCEMNGDIRINGKSSTVLQVGMMTENSSWIIGPYARKGDREALSHVTKWRVKTGVKDGDNGVHQCNRYHGVPAVVFSLGGYAGNNFHDYTDIIIPLYLTSRQFNGEVKFLITNKNPWWINKFKTILRNLSHYDPIDIDNEQQVHCFPTVIIGLKRDPKELTIDPSRSPHSMKEFRQFLRTTYSLKKTTTVKLTNNNRRKRPRLLILSRKKTRAFTNTKAIATMARTLGYKVIIAETDSNVAKVAETINACDVMMGVHGAGLTNMVFLPNNAILIQILPIGGFEWLARTDFEEPSKDMNLRYLEYKIKTEESTLIQQYPPHHEVIRNPGAIAKQGWNAFKAVYLQQQNVKLDIHRFRLILSRAIELLHE; encoded by the exons ATGGGCGAGAAAATACTTTACGATACAATATTTGCTAGAAGCTTTAGTCGATATGACCAGAAAAAGTTAGGATATGGAGCATTTCTAGCTTGTTTTCTTATTGCATTGAGCTTCTCCACTGTCTTCAAGCCTTATTTGGGTCCTTTAACTGTAAATAAGAGACTATCAATCAATGATGGTTTGAAGATGGTGAGGGCCAATGATACAATCAGCTCTAATGCAACATTTTTTAGTAATGTTGTAATTAGCTTTAATGCCACAGTTGAAATGGTTAGTGACGGTTCGAGTAATATGAGTTCAACGTCGAGAAATGACACGATCGGTTTCAGTACGAGCAGTTCTAAGACGTTGGGATTCAATTACACTAATGGTGTAATAAGGAATGATACAAGGTTGATGCCGGTGTTAGAGATCAACAATGGAAGCAGTTCTCAACAAGGACAGG GTGGCGTACCAGAGAAAATAATAGAGCCAATTTGCAATATTGAAGGAAGAACAGAGTTTTGTGAGATGAATGGAGATATAAGGATCAATGGGAAATCCTCTACGGTTTTGCAAGTTGGTATGATGACTGAAAATAGTTCGTGGATTATCGGTCCGTATGCTCGAAAAGGAGATCGCGAGGCTTTGAGTCATGTAACAAAATGGAGGGTGAAAACCGGGGTAAAGGATGGTGACAACGGAGTGCATCAATGCAATCGGTACCATGGAGTTCCGGCTGTTGTTTTTTCGCTTGGCGGATATGCGGGGAACAATTTCCATGACTACACCGATATCATTATTCCTCTTTATCTAACATCTCGACAGTTTAACGGAGAAGTGAAGTTTCTTATCACCAACAAGAACCCATGGTGGATCAACAAGTTCAAGACCATATTACGAAATCTTTCCCATTACGACCCAATCGACATTGATAACGAACAACAAGTCCATTGTTTCCCAACCGTGATCATCGGCCTAAAACGCGACCCTAAAGAACTAACCATCGATCCATCGAGATCACCTCATTCCATGAAAGAATTTCGACAGTTCCTTAGAACAACGTACTCATTGAAAAAAACCACCACCGTAAAGCTAACCAACAACAATCGAAGAAAACGACCTCGTCTCCTCATCCTTTCAAGGAAAAAAACACGAGCCTTCACCAACACGAAAGCAATTGCGACAATGGCAAGAACCTTAGGCTACAAGGTAATCATCGCGGAGACCGATTCAAACGTAGCAAAAGTAGCTGAAACCATAAACGCTTGTGATGTAATGATGGGTGTCCACGGTGCTGGGTTAACCAACATGGTTTTTCTCCCAAACAACGCAATCTTAATCCAAATCTTACCCATCGGTGGGTTCGAATGGTTAGCCCGAACCGATTTCGAAGAACCATCGAAGGACATGAACTTAAGGTATTTggaatataaaattaaaacagaAGAGAGCACATTGATTCAACAATATCCACCACACCATGAAGTTATAAGGAATCCAGGTGCAATTGCAAAACAGGGTTGGAATGCATTTAAGGCAGTGTATTTACAGCAAcaaaatgtgaagcttgatataCATAGATTTAGACTCATTTTGTCAAGAGCTATTGAGCTTTTACATGAGTaa